DNA sequence from the Lodderomyces elongisporus chromosome 5, complete sequence genome:
GCCAAAACTTACAAGGTTCGGAAAATCCCATACGTGATGCTAATCGCCAATGTATCGCCCAGTCCCGATATCATGCCATCGATGTCGATTGTCTACAAATCGAATTTGGCAAAAATGtttattgaagaagaagaagttggCATGACAGTTCAAAAAGTCACTAAGCAATTGAGCAAAAACTGCGAAAAGTTTTACCCACAATTGATTGCAGCAAAATATGATAAGCAAGAGATGGATATAAGTCGAATGATTAGACAACAGCAGGATGATGCGTACCTGCAATCACTTGTTCAGGATCAAatcaagaaacaacagcgcgaagaggaaaagaaattgcaaaGGGAAGCTCAAAGTTTGCAGAATATAAAGACTTTGTTCTTGCTAGACTTGTTTAACTCGGGGTATTTGCACAAAGTATCTGAATCAAATGAAGTACTTAAGGTGGCAGTTAAATTGCCACATGGGAAACGATTGGTTGAACAATTTGACAAGTCGCTTACAGTGTTGGATTTCTACATCTTTATCGAGTTGAAACtctttgttgaaaatttgTTGACTGAACATAGTCTCGAGTCAAAAGAGGAGCTTATAGCAAAAGTGGACAATCTAAAGAATGAATTGGAGATTATAGATGAAGTCAAGGAAAAGTATTCCACCATACAAGATTACTACAAAGATATGGGGTTCAAGTTTGAAGTTTTACAGCCATATCCCAAAAAAGTCATTGCAGTAGATGCGGACTTGCAGATAGGCAGTGCGCCAGAGTTTAAAGGGGCCAACTTCTTGATAGAATATATAATcgaggatgatgatgaagaagaaggagaagaggGAGAGGGGGAGGAAGCAAAATAGGAAAAGAACGATAAACATTAATTGTATAGAGTATGTAAAATACAgatttcttgtttttataAAGGTGAAGTTTATCGCACCCTTGGTAGTGTACTTAGTACCAAAATTCCCCAGAACACCTAGAACAATACTGAGCCGCCCCTCGTTTCTtccccctccccctccttatttttctttttcttctttccgCCTTGTTAAATCCTGACACAAATGTAGATATCACTTCATGATTAGAATCAAAAGAGTgtgagagaaaaagagaaagagtgtCTCTAATACACAGGAGCAAACTTATCGATACATTCAATTCTACTgctttatattttatatcaCCAGAGGTTAGTACTAAACGCAACAGCaagtatcaacaacaaaaaaagacagaTCACGAACAACGGCCAAGTCTactattccttttttccttattttcctttcccctcttttttttgttgtaagaaaaaaaaaagtttattaGAAACGAAAGATACTACAAATGGCGAGTCGTCAATCCAGATTAGAGGCAGAAAGAATGGCAATGATGTCAAGAGGCAGATCCTTATCACCAGGTGCAGCTGGTGGTAGTGGGCTTTACAAAAGCCGGTCACCGTCTGCATCCCGCGAAGACTTTAACAAAGATCTTAAATGGTCAATTACAAATCACGATCCGCTGGAGAGGATCCAAAAACCGAATGACGcaaatgatgaagataGAACTTGGGAGAACGATGTgagtgaagaagaacatattagtgatgatgatacaAATGAAAAGTTTCAATACGCAGATACTGGAAATATTCTACCAAACTATGCATGTCAAGACGAAAAGATTAATGAGGTGAGTTCCATCTTGGAGCACTCCAATCTAAACGACCATTCAACAGTTAGACGATTAGAAGAGTTGACTGCAAACGAGAGGGCGTTGGCTGCAGCCAAGAATGCAGGAAGCAAAGTTGATCAAGGGGTATTGGATAAGTTGGCTAGTGATAAACACAAATTGACTGGCTCCGAAGCGTTGAATTTAAGGAATTCTGACCAAGACGCATCGAGCAGACGgcaaaaattggaaaattaCCAAGCATATAGAAGGAAGATTATTGATCACGAAAATGGTCTTAGCTCGCCACCAACCTCGGCCTCTCCCACGAgaggtggtagtggtaatggtgctggtgctggagCGGGAGCGGGAGGCGGCGAAGAAGATGGAGATTTCATGGTTCCCTACACCTCAGCAGTTGAAGATAAATTGGATAGTGAATTTGCTTCACAATTGAATGAGACTATTAGAGAAGGTGAAGTGGATTCAAATAAAGCACATTCGCGAGTTATTCAAACAATCACAAGAGGtaattttttccaattggtGAACCCCAAGATCAAACCCAAGATGTTTCTTGTATGCATGGACTTTTCGCCAGAGTCTATATTTGCATTGGAGTGGTCATTGGGTACTGTGTTGGTTGATGGTTCGGTGTTGTTCATTACCTGTGTCATTGAAGATAGCGACACCAATCACCATTTGAAAGGTAACACTCAAAACGAGAATCAAAGAGAGAGGCAGAGGCTTGAAATGTTGAACAAGGCAAAGCAACAGGTGCTCAATTTGTTGAAGCTCACAAAATTGCAGATACATATTGTTATCGAGATTGTCCATCACCCTATACCAAGACACTTGATTTTGGAGTTTATTGATAATTTGCAACCTACATTGGTCGTGGTGGGTTCAAAAGGACAGAGTGCAATCAAAGGTGTGCTTCTTGGCTCTTTATCCAACTACCTTGTCACCAAGTCCACAGTGCCGGTTATGGTGGTGCGtgaaaagttgaagaagatcaATAGGTTCAAGAGCGGCTCatcaatgttttcaaacaaTATAAAACCATTGACATTATCAGAGGCCAGAATAGATTAAGATTACGGAAGGAGAACAGATgagataataataataatagttgAAAGaactaaaagaaaattaaaaaaaaagaattaaaaaaagaattaaaaaaaaaaaagattaactGAATTTCTAATGTACATTAAACTTGATGCTAAATAATTGGTATgtctcttcttcatccctcgccttgtttttttcttctccttctttctttctacCTATTTGTTTACTTCTTAATTCCACCTCTCATGTAACGCCCCACAACGATACAATGGTCTCTTTCATATGGCTCCAATGTCAATTGTTCCAATGGCTTgatcttttcttctctcaaTTTCTGCACTTCTCTGGCAAACACGGTTTCAGCATCCACTGTAGAGTCGATACAGTTTGCCTTGATGGAAATGACAACAATACCGCCATCTTTCAAGAATAAATGCGAGTTCAATGCAATAATACGAGCTTGATCTGGTTGAGCAACATCGGCAAACACACAGTCCACCATACCGACCAACATTCTGTATTTCTGTGGGTGTCTAGCATCGTCAATGATTGGAATGACATTTGGTCTCTTCTTGGCCATACCAATCAACTCTCTACCTGGTCTGTGTGAGAACTCCACGGCGTAAACTAAACCTTCTGGTCCAACAACATCGGCAACGTGTGAAACAGATGTACCCGAGGCAGCACCCAAGTACAACACTTTTTTACCTGGTGCAACACCCAACTCATCGATACCACCCATAATACCTGCAGCCAACTTGGATCTGAATGGATTCCAAACACGGTACTCAATCTTTGTAGCTGGTTGGCCTTCTTCCTTGGCTGGCTCTTCAACACtgattctcttttctccGTACACGGACTCACCTGGAGCTGTGTTCTTGGTGACTAACAAATCTTCTTTACCTCTGGCAATGAAAACACCAGCGTGTCTGTGTGGTTCAATGACAACCTTGGCACCTCCCTTGGCACCTCCTCTAGCGCCACCGCGTCCACCTCTTGCACCACCACGGCCACCTCTAGCACCACCTCTGGCACCACCTCTGGCACCTCCACGAGCACCGCCTcttccaccaccaccgaATCCACCACGGCCACCGCCTCTTCCGCCACTGAATCCACCACGGCCACCACCACGTGCACCGCCTCTACCTCTTGGAGCTCCGAATGCCATTATTGATTATTTATATAAGTGAATAGGTATTGATGGGTATAGTTaaagtttttcaatataCTTCGAAGAACTttgatgataaaaaaaaaaaaagggaaaacaGAATGTACTGAAGGGGGAAGGGGCAAGCAAAAGTTTTGAggaaaaattttcaacacGAGTGACGAGAGATGGAGCGagaaaaaagtattgcGGCACGGGTGCGACACTCAACACACGCTAAATGAAAGGGTAGATATTAACCAACTTTGACATCAATGAAGTATAGAACAAGACTTTGTATATGGCCAAGTGCATGTTTGTCGTTTGCAGTCAACTGAGTAGAGTTGATTCCGTGTTTTTTTGAAGTTTTTATGAGATGTTTTGGTGGAGTTAGATAGAGAtttatttgcaaaataGTGTTAATTTAGACAAACTTGGTGATAActcaacacacacaacaGATTACAAGCTGAAACTTGGCATGACTATAGATAAACATGAATTACACTAATCATGATATTTATAATGATATTATATGATGTTTGTGTGGAGATGTATATGAAAATCAGTTCATTGGGCGATGCCCATCGTGAGGCTCACCTGGTCACGTGAAGATAAGATGGAGGAAACGGAGGAAATGGAGGTGGAGGTGGAGTTGGAGAGGAGCATTTTGAAACTAAAATCTGTAGACAGAAAATCATGTATTCGAACTGAAGGGGCTATGAGCAGTAAAGATGTAGATTATAGTGCAATTAATGATCTGTGTTTAatctccaaaaaaaaaacacaaaagaTACAAACTATACAAACTATACAGTTTCTATACCTAGATCCTCAGGACCAAAACTCATCGGTAACAAATCCTTAAGGTACACCTTGATAAAGTCTCCATTTTTGTTAAAGAGGAAAAGCACAATATCGTGACAAAACTCACGTATAAACTGGCGGCATATACCGCATGGCACGATTGGCTCCTCTGTATCTGCGGCAATTGCTATTGCTTTGAACTTGCGGTACCCCTCActctattttcaattttggcAAAGTTAGTTGTTAGTAACTTAAAAAGATGTTTATTGATGGTGAGAATGGGACAAAAGAGTTTgattttattaattttttttaatttacaTACGACGGCTTTCGATATAGCTGTTCGCTCGGCGCAGACACCGGCTCCATAAGAGGCATTCTCGACATTGACTCCAGTGATGTATTCTCCCAGCTCAGTCAAGACGGCACAAGATACTCTAGCAATGGTGTTAGTGGTGCATACTTTTATTAATCTAATGGTTATTTAATCAATTTCACATACCGGAACTTGGAGTAGGGGCAATATGCTAGTTTTCTGGCTTCATATTATTGAcaatttttcctttgttaGTATTCTGTATTGGAGATCTTCATTCGGCAATTGATTCGCGGAGCTGaatttttcttattctGGACACACCATCGAGtgctttctctttcaagGTAGTAAACTCCACATCGGTCACGTCAGAGTGATCTTTGTATGTCTTGATAGTCATGTGTAGTAGTTGTAAAAGTAGCAGTGAT
Encoded proteins:
- the NOP1 gene encoding Small subunit processome complex component (BUSCO:EOG092648VW), whose protein sequence is MAFGAPRGRGGARGGGRGGFSGGRGGGRGGFGGGGRGGARGGARGGARGGARGGRGGARGGRGGARGGAKGGAKVVIEPHRHAGVFIARGKEDLLVTKNTAPGESVYGEKRISVEEPAKEEGQPATKIEYRVWNPFRSKLAAGIMGGIDELGVAPGKKVLYLGAASGTSVSHVADVVGPEGLVYAVEFSHRPGRELIGMAKKRPNVIPIIDDARHPQKYRMLVGMVDCVFADVAQPDQARIIALNSHLFLKDGGIVVISIKANCIDSTVDAETVFAREVQKLREEKIKPLEQLTLEPYERDHCIVVGRYMRGGIKK